A genome region from Cutaneotrichosporon cavernicola HIS019 DNA, chromosome: 5 includes the following:
- the SEH1 gene encoding uncharacterized protein (WD domain, G-beta repeat) codes for MLQTSLIPTGHADLVTHAAYDFYGEKLATCSADHKIKIFSKLPDGTWELETEWKAHDAPILQLSFAHPIHGVLLASCSHDRTVRIWEEQLAPAGSGAPPKWVERGILSGAKGSVRSVEFAPPNPAYGLRVASISTDSHLRVHTSLDPDLNDWSLAHDVHVPSLTSEDVPETQGATPAETATGGWALSWCKEKWWGSVIAVFAGNSPVARIIQLDDTPTALLNLRPPGVSPLTAIAWAPSCGRSYHLIATGARDGTVRIWRAEPPSDDDDGAKSWSAETVAEFPKGARVGMVEWNATGTTLTTSDDEGVIRIYKPTYAKNWKLLGKMTAEEPPAEE; via the exons ATGCTCCAAACAAGTCTTATCCCAACAGGCCACGCCGATCTCGTCACTC ATGCCGCGTACGACTTCTACGGCGAGAAGT TGGCGACGTGCTCGGCCGATCACAAGATCAAGATCTTCAGCAAGTTGCCAGACGGGACATGGGAGCTAGAGACGGAGTGGAAG GCACACGACGCACCAATCCTACAACTCTCCTTCGCGCATCCGATCCACGGCGTGCTCTTGGCTTCGTGCAGTCACGACCGTACTGTACGAATCTGggaggagcagctcgcgccgGCGGGATccggcgcgccgccaaagTGGGTCGAGCGTGGTATACTCTCTGGCGCAAAGGGGAGCGTGCGGTCTGTCGAGTTCGCCCCGCCCAACCCGGCATATGGATTGCGCGTGGCGAGCATATCGACGGATAGTCATCTGCGGGTGCACACCTCTCTTGATCCCGACCTGAATGACTGGTCCCTCGCACATGACGTGCACGTCCCGTCCCTCACGAGTGAGGACGTGCCGGAGACACAGGGCGCAACGCCCGCAGAGACCGCGACTGGCGGATGGGCGCTGTCGTGGTGCAAGGAGAAGTGGTGGGGCAGCGTTATCGCTGTGTTTGCTGGCAACTCACCTGTCGCGCGGATTATCCAGCTTGACGACACGCCGACCgcgctcctcaacctccgccCGCCGGGCGTGAGCCCTCTCACAGCCATTGCGTGGGCGCCATCCTGCGGGCGTAGTTACCACCTCATTGCCACTGGTGCGCGGGATGGCACGGTGCGTATTTGGCGCGCGGAACCGCCCTCagatgacgacgatggcgcAAAGAGCTGGTCGGCCGAGACGGTCGCCGAATTCCCGAAGGGTGCGCGAGTCGGCATGGTCGAGTGGAACGCGACTGGCACGACGCTTACGAcgtcggacgacgagggtgtCATCCGCATCTACAAGCCGACGTATGCCAAGAACTGGAagctcctcggcaagaTGACGGCGGAGGAGCCTCCAGCCGAGGAGTAG
- the THS1 gene encoding uncharacterized protein (Threonyl and Alanyl tRNA synthetase second additional domain) → MSEAAGAQPAAAKAAPQQQQKQQQPKQKQQQQQQQGKKNDKKDKKSGGAIAELNPPPEWFAERIKIFDDYMAKHNEFVSKQPRSPITITLPDGKEIEGTAWETTPMDIAKGISTSLADRVIIAKVDNQELWDLTRPLEKSVSLALLDFDSPQNDYEARQVFWHSSAHVMGEACERSFEGCCLGYGPPLPEGGFFYDMNLANEKTIGPEDYKQIEEISKKAVKEKQKFERLSLPKEVLLEMFKYNKYKQHYINDKVPDGTESTVYRCGPLIDLCLGPHVPHTGRIKSLAVTKNSSSYFLGDKDNDSFQRVYGMSFPDSKQMTEWKKLQEEAAKRDHRKIGLQQELFFFSDLSPGSPFMLPLGMRIYNALMKFVREEYHKRGFVEVGTPNMFNSKLWQTSGHWEHYSKDMFLLKVEEEQFALKPMNCPGHCVAFDHRERSYKELPLRMAEFGVLHRNEASGALSGMTRVRRFVQDDAHIFCTVDQIGDELLGAIDFLDAIYKPFGFDYKVGLSTRNPEKWMGDLEVWNKAEASLKDVLETKMPGKWHINEGDAAFYGPKLDFDLTDALGRKWQCGTIQLDFQLPERFDLSYRGPEQPNADGTGNFHRPVMIHRAILGSIERFLAIITENCAGRWPFWLSPRQVVVIPVAALYRDYAVKVAKAFSDAEIYAEADLSDNTLNKKIRNAQTHQWNFIMVVGQDELDAGAVNIRNRDDEVQGREETVKLEDAIVKLVKLRAERQRVSKLA, encoded by the exons ATGTCTGAGGCAGCCGGTGCTCAGcccgccgcggccaaggcggcaccccagcagcagcagaagcagcagcagcccaAGCAGaagcagcagcagcagcagcagcagggcaagaagaacgacaagaaggacaagaagagCGGTGGCGCGATCGCCGAGCTGAACCCGCCTCCTGAGTGGTTTGCCGAGCGCATCAAGATCTTTGACGACTACATGGCAAAGCACAATGAGTTTGTGTCCAAGCAGCCCCGTTCCCCAATCACCATCACGCTCCCAGACGGCAAAGAGATCGAGGGTACGGCATGGGAGACCACGCCCATGGACATTGCCAAGGgcatctcgacgtcgctggCAGACCGCGTCATCatcgccaaggtcgacaaCCAGGAGCTCTGGGACCTCACCCGCCCTCTCGAGAAGAGCGtctcgctcgccctcctcgactttgactcTCCCCAGAACGACTACGAGGCGCGCCAGGTCTTCTGGCACTCGTCCGCCCACGTCATGGGTGAGGCCTGTGAGCGCTCGTTCGAGGGGTGCTGCCTCGGCTACGGCCCACCCCTTCCTGAAGGTGGTTTCTTCTACGACATGAACCTTGCCAACGAGAAGACGATCGGCCCCGAGGACTACAAGCAGATTGAGGAGATTTCGAAGaaggccgtcaaggagaagcagaAGTTTGAGCGCCTCTCGCTACCAAAGGAAGTCCTCTTGGAGATGTTCAAG TACAACAAGTACAAGCAGCACTACATCAACGACAAGGTTCCTGATGGCACCGAGTCGACCGTCTACCGCTGCGGTCCCCTCATCGACCTGTGTCTTGGGCCCCACGTCCCCCACACCGGCCGCATTAAGTCGCTTGCTGTCACGAagaactcgtcgtcgtactTCCTCGGTGACAAGGACAATGACTCGTTCCAGCGTGTGTACGGCATGTCGTTCCCGGACTCGAAGCAGATGACCGAGTGGAAGAAGCtccaggaggaggcagcCAAGCGCGACCACCGCAAGATTGGTCTCCAGCAGgagctcttcttcttctccgaCCTCAGCCCCGGTTCGCCGTTCATGCTCCCCCTGGGCATGCGAATCTACAATGCGCTGATGAAGTTCGTGCGCGAGGAGTACCACAAGCGCGGGTTCGTTGAGGTCGGCACGCCCAACATGTTCAACTCGAAGCTCTGGCAGACGTCGGGGCACTGGGAGCACTACAGCAAGGACATGTTCCTGCtcaaggttgaggaggaacaGTTTGCGCTCAAGCCCATGAATTGTCCCGGCCACTGTGTCGCGTTTGACCACCGCGAACGCTCGTACAAGGAGCTGCCGCTCCGCATGGCCGAGTTTGGTGTGTTGCACCGCAACGAGGCGTCGGGTGCGCTCTCTGGCATGACCCGCGTGAGGCGATTCGTGCAGGACGACGCGCACATCTTCTGCACGGTCGACCAGATTGGTGATGAGCTGCTTGGCGCCAtcgacttcctcgacgccatTTACAAGCCGTTTGGCTTCGACTACAAGGTCGGTCTGTCGACGCGCAACCCTGAAAAGTGGAtgggcgacctcgaggtgtggaacaaggccgaggcatcgctcaaggacgtgcTTGAGACCAAGATGCCAGGCAAGTGGCACATCAATGAGGGCGACGCCGCGTTCTACGggcccaagctcgactttgacctCACTGACGCACTCGGCCGCAAGTGGCAGTGCGGCACGATCCAGCTCGACTTCCAGCTTCCCGAGCGCTTTGACCTCTCGTACCGCGGCCCCGAGCAGCCGAACGCTGACGGCACCGGAAACTTCCATCGCCCTGTCATGATCCACCGTGCCATTCTCGGCTCGATCGAGCGTTTCCTGGCCATCATTACCGAGAACTGCGCTGGCCGCTGGCCATTCTGGCTCTCGCCCCGTCAGGTCGTCGTTATCCCCGTCGCGGCTCTGTACCGCGACTACGCCGTCAAGGTCGCCAAGGCCTTCTCTGACGCCGAGATCTACGCCGAGGCTGACCTGTCTGACAACACGCTCAACAAGAAGATCCGCAACGCCCAGACGCACCAGTGGAACTTCATCATGGTGGTTGGccaggacgagctcgacgccggcgctgTCAACATCCGTAAccgtgacgacgaggtgcagggccgcgaggagacTGTCAAGCTTGAGGATGCCatcgtcaagctcgtcaagctgAGGGCCGAGCGCCAGCGTGTTTCTAAGCTCGCTTAG